A genomic stretch from Hoplias malabaricus isolate fHopMal1 chromosome 4, fHopMal1.hap1, whole genome shotgun sequence includes:
- the LOC136694336 gene encoding transmembrane protein 80-like, with protein sequence MATGRAGRNSSVLSSVFLQILLYFSAFYSLFYFLASLCLIIYKSQVLSYPDSDLVLDLCLLLLMAVLDAIRFYWGVRGNLQESEKYVGANLLVTGATLLLAVYFLVWQSYVLRADVIINSIMLCVYGLAGVVGFGALARFTRAYS encoded by the exons ATGGCCACGGGGAGAGCGG GAAGAAATTCCAGCGTT CTCTCCTCTGTGTTCCTCCAAATACTGCTGTACTTCTCTGCATTTTATAGCTTATTCTACTTCCTTGCCAGCCTCTGCCTGATTATCTACAAAA GCCAGGTGCTGAGTTACCCAGATAGTGATTTGGTTCTTGATCTATGTTTGCTCCTGCTTATGGCTGTCTTAGATGCTATCAGGTTCTACTGGG GAGTGAGAGGCAACTTGCAGGAGAGTGAGAAATATGTAGGTGCCAACCTCCTCGTCACAGGAGCCACATTGCTGTTGGCAGTGTATTTCCTGGTGTGGCAGTCTTATGTACTGAGAGCTGATGTCATCATTAACAGTATCATGCTCTGTGTCTATGGCCTTGCTGGAGTAGTTGGCTTTGGAGCCCTAGCACGCTTCACCAG GGCTTACTCATGA